The Desulfobacterales bacterium region ACGCGTTGTATCATATATGTCAATTTATTTTAATTAATTAACGTTTAAGTAAAATCTTTAGATGAGTTTTAAAAGAACTTTTTTAAAGGGTAACGTTTATAAATCCTCTTTATTTTAAGCCTTTACAAAATGGATAACTTTAAGTTATAAGAAAGTGTTTAAAAAATAATTTTTTAATTTATTATATTATAATGGTGTTTCATGTTATTTTTCAATTAGTTGTATTACTATGATACGAGGTGAATAAGCGTGAAGAAAAAAAAAAAATTAGGTGAAATGCTTATTAATGCTGATATTCTTAGTGAAGAACAGCTTCAAAAAGCATTAGTAAGTCAAAAAAAATCAGGTTTAAAACTTGGACAATTTCTTGTTCGGGAAGGCATTGTAAGTGAATCTCAAATTGTTGGAGTTATTTCAAGGCAACTAAAAATTGAAAAATATTCTTCTACTCAATATCCTTTAGACTTAGGTCTTGCAACCTTTGTTCCTGCAGAAATGGCAAAAAAATATCAGATAGCCCCTTTAAGGAAAAAGGGTTTTCTCCTTACAATAGCGATGGTTGACCCTCAAGACATCGAAGCATTAGATGCAGTTGAAGTCTATACTAACACAGAAGTAGAAGCCGTTATATGCACAGAACAAGAAATGAATTATCTTTTAAAAACCCTTTATGGTGCATATACTACCCTTGATGAAGGTACAGAAAAGTCATCTAATGAAGCCGATGATTCAGCTCAAAAGCAAGAAAATAGTCCTGGAGAAATTGAAGTCAGCGGTCAGGATTCAGGAGATGATGTTCCGGTAATAAGGCTTGTTAATTCTATATTAAGCCAAGCAATAACTGAAAAAGTAAGTGATATTCACATAAGCCCTGAAAAGGATTATGTTCAAGTCAGGTTCAGAGTTGATGGGAGGCTCCATGAACTTCCAGCGCCTCCAAAATCTATGTTTTTGCCTATGGTATCAAGATTAAAAATAATGGCTAACCTTGATATTGCATCATCAAGAGTTCCTCAAGATGGAAGGTTTACTGTAAAAATGAGCGGTAAAGAAGTCAATATAAGAACTTCAACGCTTCCCACAATTTACGGCGAAAATGTTGTTTTACGTCTTCTTGATACAAGCGGAGGCATTTTAACATTAGAACAAATTGGAATGAAAGAATCAGACAGAATTAAAATTGAAAAAATGCTGTTTAAACCTTATGGTATGATTCTAAGCACAGGACCTACTGGAAGTGGTAAAAGCACTACCCTTTATTCCATGCTCCATATATTAAATACGCCCGATATAAATATAATAACTCTCGAAGACCCAGTTGAATTTAGAATTCCTAAAATTAGACAGGTTCAGCTTAATCAAAAAGCGGGAATGACCTTTGCCAGTGGTCTTCGTTCAATACTTAGACAGGACCCAGATGTAATAATGGTAGGAGAAATAAGAGATGCTGAAACAGCAAGAATTTCGGTGCAAGCAGCTTTAACAGGCCATAGAGTACTTAGTACTGTTCACACAAATGATTCGGCAGGAGCTATAACTCGTTTTATTGATATGGGGATTGAGCCTTTTCTGGTTTCATCAGTTATGCTCATTGCTATCGCCCAAAGACTCGTGAGAAGAATTTGTAAAGAATGTTCTGAAATATACAATCCTCCTACCGAAATTCTTGAATCTTGGGGAATTGATGAGGATACAGGATCTAAATTTAAAAAGGGCAGGGGATGTTTTAATTGTTTTGACAGCGGCTATAAAGGCAGAACTGGATTGTATGAGGTTCTTGTAATTGACGAAGAAGTCCAGGATATGATTATAAAAAGAAAAACGTCCCAAGAAATTATGTGGGTTTTAAAAAATTCTGGTAAGCTTATTACTTTAAAGGAAGACGCTGCAGATAAAGCTAAAAGAGGCATAACAACTTTAGAAGAGGCAGCCTCCGCGGTTATGACCTAAGTAGGTAATTCACCTAATTATTATAATTTAGGACGAGCTGTTCACCCGTCCACAATTTAACTTTTTAGGCTTAGCTTTCCAACTTTACTGCTACAGCGACTACTTCTCCTTTAGCGCAAATATTTCCTTTTGACATTAAAATGCTTGTAACAATGACTTTACGTCCTTTAATTTCTTTAACTTTAGACCTTATTTCCATATCTGCATCTATTGGGGTTGGTTTTAAAAAATCTACATGCAGAGATGCTGTAAGAAATCTTATGGGAGGTGCTGTCCCCATTGATCTATTTTCATATTTATAGGCCGCGGCTGCAGCTGTTCCGGTTGAATGGCAGTCTATTACAGATGCAATAAGGCCTCCATAAACATATCCTGGGATTGCCTTATGATAAGGTTTAGGAGTAAATATACATACTGATTCATCTCCATCCCAATAACTTTTTATTTTAAGTCCATCTTCATTAAGGTTGCCGCATCCGTAACAGTGGCTGAAATTATCTGGGTAATAATCTTGAAATGCTTTTTCTTCCATAGTTTTATCCTTAAATTTCAAAAAAATTAATTAAATTGTTAATGCAATCTTAAATTTTACGGAGATTTATTAATCTTTAAGACTTCATCAATTAATGATTTTTAACTGCCCTATAGTATATAAAACAAAAAGTAAAGTTTTTATTTTAGTTACAACATTTTGAATTTATATTAAAAAAATATTTAATTTTTGTTAAGAAGGCATTTAATACTTGACATATTAACCGCTTTGTTCATAAGTTAAATAAAAATTATATTAATTACAATATTTTTAAGAATAATTAAATAAAGGAGTAAGCTTATGAGTTTTCTTGATTGGGTAAAACAAAAAAAAGATGAGATAAGCACTGAAATAAAACGATTTAAAAATGCTGATTTTATGGAGGCTATATCTGCTGGATGTGCTATGGTAGCTGTTGCTGATGGATTTGTTTCTCCTGAAGAAAAACAAAAAATGGCTGGATTTATAAAAAGAAATGATGCTTTAAAAATATTTGATATGAATAAAGTTATTGAAAGCTTTAATAAATATGCGGACAATTTTGAATTTGATTTTAACATAGGTAAAGGTGAGGCTCTTAAGGTAATTTCAAAAATAAAAAAAGATCAAGGAGCAGCAAGGCTTCTTATTCAAGTATGCATTGCAATTGGATCTTCAGATGGAAAATTTGATCCGAGTGAACAAAAAATAGTTAAAGAAATTTGTCATGCTCTTGGGCTTGAGCCTAAAGAATTTGGGCTTGAATAGATGTATTCATTTATGGACACAGAGTAATAGGTGGGTTATGAACCCGCCTATTAATACTTATAGCGGCCAAGAATTAAATTATTTGTTACTATAATTTTACAAAAAAATTGTTCGATTTTACATTTAAAATAATTATAACAAAAAAATTCTTCCAATAGCGCTCATAGATTGAATAATGGATTGCATGTGGGGGCTAAAGGCTTTTATCTACTCCCGTTTATCCCTTTCATCGGCTTACCCGCAGCTTTTTTTCAAACTTTAAGTTACAGATTAACATAATGGGAATTGGAAAATGAGAAAATATACTTTTCAAGCGATAGACGAAAAAGGAAATAAGGTAACAGGCGAAATTGAAGCTGAATCGGTTGAAGTTGCACAAAACATGGTTGCAGATAAAGGCTATATTCCAGTTAAAATTACTAATTCGGATATTACTGGCGGAGGTTTTAGCTTTCAAAAATTTACCGATAGCTTGACACCAATAAAAACACATGAACTAATTATTTTTACAAAACAATACAGAACTATGCTTAATGCTGGTATATCTGTGCTTGAAATTTTGAGGATTTTAGAAGCCCAAACAGCTAATCCGAGATTTAAAAAAATAATTAGTTCTATGAGAAAAGATATTCAGGAAGGTTCAGGTCTTCACGAAGCTTTTGCTAATTATCCTGAAGTATTTTCTAAACTTTATTGCGGCATGATACAAGCCGGAGAAGCAAGCGGTTCCCTTCCAAAAGTTCTTGATCGTTTAACTTATATAATTGAACATGAAGCAAAAATCAAAGAAGATATAAAATCAGCTCTTCAATATCCTGTTACAGTTCTTTGTTTTCTTGTTATAGCTTTTTTTATTCTTTTAACCTTTGTTATTCCTAAATTTGCTGCTATCTTTATAAAAGCTGGAATAAAACTTCCTCTTCCGACAAAAATGTGTATTGTAATGTATACTTTTTTAAAAAATTACTGGTTTCTTTTACTTGGAGGAATTGTTGGATTAATAGTATTTTTAATATATTATCTAAAAACAGAACAAGGCAAATATGTAAGAGACGTAATTCTTATAAAACTCCCTATTGTAGGAAATTTAGTGTTAAAAGCTTCAATGTCAAGATTTGCAAGTATTTTTGCGATACTTCAGTCGAGCGGAGTTGCCATATTAAGTTCTCTAAAAATTTTGTCAGGAACTATCGGGAATTCTGTTATTTCTAAAGAATTTGATAAATTATCAACTGACCTTTCAGAAGGTAAAGGAATAGCTGAACCTCTTAGTAGATCTCCATATTTTGATCCCCTTGTAGTAAATATGGTAGCTATTGGTGAAGAATCAGGAAACTTAGACGAAATGTTAACCGAAATATCAAAACATTTTGATTCTGAAGTAGAATATGCAATGGGAAGATTATCTGAGGCAATAGGGCCAATTTTAACTGTAGGGTTAGCTGCTGTTGTCGGTTTTTTTGCATTAGCTATATTCCTTCCGATGTGGGATTTAACAAAAATGGTAAAATAGATGAAAACTTTTCGTTATAGTATAAGTATTTATATTATTATACCTATAATATTTTCTGGAATTTCTGTATTTTCTGGAGTTATATCCTTTAGAATTGCTCAATTCTGCACAAAAAAAGGCGGAGTTTGCCCTATTTTTATTACGATAGGCGCTATTGCAATAGTTGCCTTTTTATGTGGCCTTGTTATTGTAAAATTTTTATTAAAACCCGTTGAAAATTTTATTATCGAAACAACGAAACGAATCCCACTTTCAAAATCATATAATGATAAAGAAAAAAAAGGCGATGAATTAAATAAATTTACAAGAATATTTGATCAGGTTACAGCAGTATTAAGTAAGGTTGATGCAAGGCAATTTTTTCCAGAAATTATAGGAGAAAGTCGGGCAATAAGATTAGTTTTAGCTCAAATAATGAAAGCAGCTCCTACTGATTCAACTGTTCTCATTTTAGGAGAAAGTGGAACAGGTAAAGAAATAGTAGCTACCAGCATATATAATAACAGTCTTCGTAAAGATAAATCCTTTGTTAAATTGAATTGTGTTGCAATTCCATCCGAGTTACTTGAAAGTGAACTCTTTGGATATGAAAAAGGCGCATTTACCGGTGCAAATTCAAAAAAAATCGGAAAATTTGAAACTGCAAATGAAGGCACAATATTCTTAGATGAAATCGGAGATATGCCTCTAAATCTTCAGGCAAAAATTTTAAGGGTTCTTCAGGAAAAAGAGTTTGATAGAATTGGTGGTACTAAGTCAATTAAAGTAAATGTTAGAATTATAGCGGCTACAAATAAAAATCTTGAAAAAATGGTTAAAGAGCATAGTTTTAGAGAAGATTTATATTATCGTTTAAATGTTATTGCATTAACATTACCGCCTTTAAGGGAAAGAAAAGAAGATATCCCTCTGTTGGTTGACAAATTTATAAAAGATGCGCCTAAAGATAATATTCATATTACACCTTTAGCTATGCAAACTTTGATGGCTTATCATTGGCCTGGAAATATAAGGGAGCTTAAAAATGTTATTGAAAGAACAAGTGTAATGTGCGAAAAGGACAAAATTGAAGCTTCTTCTCTTCCAATTGAAATAACAAAAGGGTTTTCGGATAATGTATCTGATTATTCTGAAAAATTTTCTTCTTCTTTAGATGAACAGTTAAAGGCTATTGAAAAAAGCTTAATAATTGATGCTTTAAAAAAAACATACGGAATTCAAGCAAAAGCATCAGAACTTTTAGGAATAAATCAGCGAAGCTTGTGGCACAGGCTAAAAAAATACGATATCGATGCGGCAAAATTTAAAATGAAAAATAATTAAATTCAATTTTATGTTCTCAACAAAAAAATTATATATACGGTGTTTAATATTTATAGGAGTAATTTTACTTATAATAGCTATTTGTTATATTAATGGAATATCTTCTCAAAAGAAAATAGCTATAAGAATCGATGAAATGCTTAAAAGCGGAAATATCATAGGAGCATACTGGGAAATAAAAGAAATAATAAATGATAAAATAAAAGTTGAAAAATTTAACAGAACTATTGAAATTCAAATTGATCCATATGATAAAACTTATATTATCGGGCATAAGATTAGTTTTATAGCTTCACAAAAAATAAATTCCCTTTCAGAATTATGGATTCCTACAAAAATTCATGTTCATGGTAAAAGCACATTAAAATTTTTGGTTTCTTTGCCGGCTTTGATTTTAACTTTAATTCTTTGGTTTAGATATATAGAGTTTGATAAAAACGATTTCAGTTTAAAATTTAGGAAATAAAACATTATGCCAGATGGTTTAACTCATATTTTAGTTGATTATATTATTTTACATAAGCGTATTAAAGGTGTTCGTTTAGCTTTGATATTTGCAGGTTGTCTTATTCCTGATATTCTTCTTAGGGGAGGAAGACTTTTTTTGATAGGCAGCCCAAACAGTGATTTTAATGAACTTTTTTTAACGCCTCTTCACACTCCGATAATATGTCTGCTTATTTGTATCTCTATATCCCAATTATTTCATGATAACATACGAAAAATATCTTTTTTATATATTTATTTAGGATGTTTAACTCATTTTATGCTTGATTTTTTTCAACGTACGATCGAAGTATCTGGGTTTAGAATACCAAGATACGGTTGCTATAATTGGTTTTTTCCCTTTACTTTTGATATTCAATGTGGGATTTTTTGGCCAGAAAATACCCCATTTGGGTTGATAATCATAGTGCCTATAGCTTTAATAATTTATATATTAACATCGCAGAGACATTTCTATAAAGCTTTATGATTTGTGGAAATGAAAGAAATACAGTTTTATCCATTACATTGTAAAGGGATTGTTTATTTTTTCATGTTCAACTGTAGAATATGGACGATTTCCATAATTATGTCCAGGCCATATTATCGTATCTCCTGGCAATGAATAAATTTTTTCCTTGATGGATTTTATAAGAGTTTTAATGGATAAGCCTGGTTTTCCTATACAGCCCTCAAATAATGTATCACCTGTAAATATATTACCTTCTGTATAAAGACAAATACTTCCTTTT contains the following coding sequences:
- the tadA gene encoding Flp pilus assembly complex ATPase component TadA, producing the protein MKKKKKLGEMLINADILSEEQLQKALVSQKKSGLKLGQFLVREGIVSESQIVGVISRQLKIEKYSSTQYPLDLGLATFVPAEMAKKYQIAPLRKKGFLLTIAMVDPQDIEALDAVEVYTNTEVEAVICTEQEMNYLLKTLYGAYTTLDEGTEKSSNEADDSAQKQENSPGEIEVSGQDSGDDVPVIRLVNSILSQAITEKVSDIHISPEKDYVQVRFRVDGRLHELPAPPKSMFLPMVSRLKIMANLDIASSRVPQDGRFTVKMSGKEVNIRTSTLPTIYGENVVLRLLDTSGGILTLEQIGMKESDRIKIEKMLFKPYGMILSTGPTGSGKSTTLYSMLHILNTPDINIITLEDPVEFRIPKIRQVQLNQKAGMTFASGLRSILRQDPDVIMVGEIRDAETARISVQAALTGHRVLSTVHTNDSAGAITRFIDMGIEPFLVSSVMLIAIAQRLVRRICKECSEIYNPPTEILESWGIDEDTGSKFKKGRGCFNCFDSGYKGRTGLYEVLVIDEEVQDMIIKRKTSQEIMWVLKNSGKLITLKEDAADKAKRGITTLEEAASAVMT
- a CDS encoding PaaI family thioesterase — translated: MEEKAFQDYYPDNFSHCYGCGNLNEDGLKIKSYWDGDESVCIFTPKPYHKAIPGYVYGGLIASVIDCHSTGTAAAAAYKYENRSMGTAPPIRFLTASLHVDFLKPTPIDADMEIRSKVKEIKGRKVIVTSILMSKGNICAKGEVVAVAVKLES
- a CDS encoding tellurite resistance TerB family protein, with the translated sequence MSFLDWVKQKKDEISTEIKRFKNADFMEAISAGCAMVAVADGFVSPEEKQKMAGFIKRNDALKIFDMNKVIESFNKYADNFEFDFNIGKGEALKVISKIKKDQGAARLLIQVCIAIGSSDGKFDPSEQKIVKEICHALGLEPKEFGLE
- a CDS encoding type II secretion system F family protein, with the protein product MRKYTFQAIDEKGNKVTGEIEAESVEVAQNMVADKGYIPVKITNSDITGGGFSFQKFTDSLTPIKTHELIIFTKQYRTMLNAGISVLEILRILEAQTANPRFKKIISSMRKDIQEGSGLHEAFANYPEVFSKLYCGMIQAGEASGSLPKVLDRLTYIIEHEAKIKEDIKSALQYPVTVLCFLVIAFFILLTFVIPKFAAIFIKAGIKLPLPTKMCIVMYTFLKNYWFLLLGGIVGLIVFLIYYLKTEQGKYVRDVILIKLPIVGNLVLKASMSRFASIFAILQSSGVAILSSLKILSGTIGNSVISKEFDKLSTDLSEGKGIAEPLSRSPYFDPLVVNMVAIGEESGNLDEMLTEISKHFDSEVEYAMGRLSEAIGPILTVGLAAVVGFFALAIFLPMWDLTKMVK
- a CDS encoding sigma-54-dependent Fis family transcriptional regulator — protein: MKTFRYSISIYIIIPIIFSGISVFSGVISFRIAQFCTKKGGVCPIFITIGAIAIVAFLCGLVIVKFLLKPVENFIIETTKRIPLSKSYNDKEKKGDELNKFTRIFDQVTAVLSKVDARQFFPEIIGESRAIRLVLAQIMKAAPTDSTVLILGESGTGKEIVATSIYNNSLRKDKSFVKLNCVAIPSELLESELFGYEKGAFTGANSKKIGKFETANEGTIFLDEIGDMPLNLQAKILRVLQEKEFDRIGGTKSIKVNVRIIAATNKNLEKMVKEHSFREDLYYRLNVIALTLPPLRERKEDIPLLVDKFIKDAPKDNIHITPLAMQTLMAYHWPGNIRELKNVIERTSVMCEKDKIEASSLPIEITKGFSDNVSDYSEKFSSSLDEQLKAIEKSLIIDALKKTYGIQAKASELLGINQRSLWHRLKKYDIDAAKFKMKNN